A single window of Luteipulveratus halotolerans DNA harbors:
- the rapZ gene encoding RNase adapter RapZ, which yields MTDDETAPPRSAQMLIVTGMSGAGRSTVANVLEDRGWYVIDNLPPQMLMPMAELLEQGSQPGTRLAAVVDVRSRTFFTDFRDGLDGLRDHGWRPTVVFVDATDESLVRRFESVRRPHPLQGEGRMLDGIVKEREMLRNLRSNADLLIDTSGLNVHQLTAKVHELVGADERPPLRIAVMSFGFKYGIPLDADLVFDMRFLPNPFWNPELRPHTGKDQVVSDFVLAQPGAAEFIDRTLALLEPMTAGYLREGRSYVTLAVGCTGGKHRSVAVAEELGRRIDAPDIGTLVVHRDLGRE from the coding sequence ATGACCGACGACGAGACGGCCCCACCCCGTTCGGCGCAGATGCTGATCGTGACCGGCATGAGCGGCGCCGGGCGTTCGACCGTCGCCAATGTGCTGGAGGACCGTGGCTGGTACGTCATCGACAACCTGCCGCCGCAGATGCTGATGCCGATGGCCGAGCTGCTCGAGCAGGGCAGCCAGCCGGGCACGCGGCTGGCTGCTGTCGTCGACGTCCGCAGCCGCACCTTCTTCACCGACTTCCGTGACGGCCTCGACGGCCTGCGCGATCACGGCTGGCGTCCGACGGTGGTGTTCGTCGACGCCACCGACGAGTCACTCGTGCGCCGGTTCGAGTCCGTACGCCGGCCGCACCCGTTGCAGGGTGAGGGGCGCATGCTGGACGGCATCGTCAAGGAGCGCGAGATGCTGCGTAACCTGCGCTCGAACGCCGACCTGCTGATCGACACCAGCGGACTCAACGTCCACCAGCTGACGGCCAAGGTCCACGAGCTCGTCGGCGCGGACGAGCGCCCGCCCCTGCGTATCGCGGTCATGTCGTTCGGGTTCAAGTACGGCATCCCGTTGGACGCCGACCTGGTGTTCGACATGCGGTTCCTGCCCAACCCGTTCTGGAACCCCGAGCTGCGTCCGCACACCGGTAAGGACCAGGTGGTGTCCGACTTCGTGCTCGCGCAGCCGGGCGCCGCCGAGTTCATCGACCGGACGCTGGCGCTCCTGGAGCCGATGACCGCCGGCTACCTGCGCGAGGGTCGCAGCTACGTCACCCTCGCGGTCGGCTGTACCGGAGGCAAGCACCGGTCCGTGGCCGTCGCCGAGGAGCTCGGCCGCCGCATCGACGCCCCTGACATCGGCACCCTGGTGGTTCACCGTGACCTGGGCCGGGAGTGA